From the genome of Scytonema hofmannii PCC 7110, one region includes:
- a CDS encoding Uma2 family endonuclease produces the protein MLEYKLPRSLPSAEELPDSDETPVDNELQELLPGLLKATLLMLWSERMDWFFGIDMGIYTHPDEPPIVPDGFLSLGVERFYDEELRPSYALWDENVVPILALEVVSQTYRKEYSAKKDEYATLGVLYYVIYSSRRRRKPRLEVHKLVNGEYVLQQGNPVWMPEIGLGIGCARGSYGGIIREWLYWYDEHQHRYPTPQEQVKIAEQQAQAEAQRAQAEAQRAQAEAQRAQAEAQRAEKLADKLRELNIDPDQI, from the coding sequence ATGCTAGAGTACAAATTGCCGCGCTCTCTACCTTCGGCAGAAGAACTGCCCGACTCGGACGAAACACCTGTGGATAACGAACTGCAAGAATTATTACCAGGACTGTTAAAAGCCACCCTGCTGATGCTGTGGTCAGAGCGGATGGACTGGTTTTTCGGCATTGATATGGGGATTTATACTCACCCAGATGAACCGCCAATCGTACCGGATGGATTTCTCAGTTTGGGTGTGGAAAGATTTTATGATGAAGAGTTACGTCCAAGTTATGCACTTTGGGATGAAAATGTCGTACCAATTTTAGCTTTAGAAGTCGTATCCCAAACTTATCGTAAAGAATATAGTGCCAAAAAAGATGAGTATGCAACCCTAGGCGTACTGTACTATGTAATTTACTCATCGCGCCGCCGTCGCAAACCTCGCTTAGAAGTACATAAACTAGTAAACGGTGAGTACGTATTACAGCAGGGAAACCCAGTTTGGATGCCAGAAATAGGGTTGGGAATAGGCTGTGCTCGTGGAAGTTATGGCGGAATTATCCGCGAGTGGCTGTATTGGTACGACGAACACCAACACCGGTATCCAACACCCCAAGAACAGGTCAAAATAGCTGAGCAACAAGCACAAGCCGAAGCACAACGGGCACAAGCCGAAGCACAACGGGCACAAGCCGAAGCACAACGGGCACAAGCCGAAGCACAACGGGCTGAAAAACTGGCTGACAAATTACGCGAGTTGAATATTGACCCCGATCAAATTTAG
- a CDS encoding HIRAN domain-containing protein has product MKTPKTLFLAWQDSISHYWFPIGRLTFDGGVYQFVYTQGVKEAEEKCAFKPLSSFPRLDEIYTSTQLFPVFANRVMSRSRPDYSSFIEWLNILNDENDPIAILARSGGERETDTLAVFPFPEVDEQGQYHLYFLLHGLRHLSSNAIERIDRLEPGEKLCLQSEFQNPSDSQALIFNTEDHYIVGYCPQYLQAEVFELLRQNSNEYVRVERVNKSPTPLQFRLLCKMSVDCRNDFRPFSSHQYQSLIAEIATAIKGLPSSR; this is encoded by the coding sequence TTGAAAACACCAAAAACCCTATTTTTAGCTTGGCAAGATTCCATTAGTCACTATTGGTTCCCTATTGGTCGGTTAACATTTGATGGGGGTGTCTATCAATTTGTCTACACGCAAGGTGTAAAAGAAGCTGAAGAGAAATGTGCTTTTAAACCTTTGTCTTCATTTCCGCGCTTAGATGAAATTTATACATCAACTCAGTTATTTCCAGTGTTTGCTAATCGGGTGATGTCGCGATCGCGTCCTGATTATTCAAGTTTTATTGAATGGCTGAATATTCTCAACGATGAAAATGACCCAATCGCAATTTTAGCCCGCAGTGGTGGTGAACGAGAAACAGATACACTCGCCGTTTTTCCTTTTCCAGAAGTTGATGAACAAGGACAGTACCATCTTTATTTTTTATTACATGGGTTGAGACATTTGTCAAGCAATGCGATTGAGCGGATCGATCGACTTGAGCCTGGGGAAAAGTTGTGCTTACAAAGCGAATTTCAAAATCCCTCCGATTCTCAAGCTTTAATTTTCAACACCGAAGACCACTACATTGTCGGTTACTGTCCGCAATATTTGCAAGCAGAAGTTTTTGAGTTGCTTCGACAAAATTCCAACGAATATGTGCGGGTAGAGCGTGTCAATAAATCTCCAACACCACTCCAGTTTCGCCTGCTGTGTAAAATGAGTGTGGATTGCAGAAATGATTTTCGCCCCTTCTCAAGTCATCAGTATCAATCCCTTATTGCAGAGATTGCGACTGCGATAAAAGGATTGCCTTCGTCACGATAA
- a CDS encoding tyrosine-type recombinase/integrase, with product MTPQAVKCILDKRAREWRAREQDSGIELKPFSSHDFRRTFISELLENGVDMSTVKNLAGHSDIGTTIRYDRRGEQTKRRAVEAISIPGSGRKRK from the coding sequence CTGACACCACAAGCTGTAAAATGTATTTTGGATAAGCGTGCTCGAGAGTGGAGAGCTAGAGAGCAAGACAGTGGAATTGAGTTAAAGCCCTTTTCCAGTCACGATTTCCGGCGGACATTTATTTCCGAACTCTTGGAAAATGGAGTAGATATGTCCACAGTGAAAAACTTAGCCGGACACTCCGACATTGGCACTACAATCCGCTACGACAGGCGTGGCGAGCAAACCAAACGGCGTGCAGTGGAAGCGATCTCGATTCCGGGTTCTGGAAGAAAAAGGAAGTAG
- a CDS encoding tetratricopeptide repeat protein, which produces MSRYALEPNTINELVQLLQPFLEDERDRRPFLVLALGHSLPVLERLIWSGSVATFIPDMICKLADYGEVATGKQALYCQVLLDYCDLTQDWRYWGLWAEEEIRIGAGSDSPWLFYGFGRYLEEIGQLRESLKYHTDGIEYSISVGDETHLALNHIGAGTTLQRLEKHQKAEWYLQKAVEILSRLGNVYRQADALLNLGSLYDRMGMMNLSISKYQESMSLIYQIDHVFDRGRFLYSLGMAYVKASKLEEAEKTFNESKETSIINNNLHYLALTYFGISWLEYCKNNILKSRENIEEAITTFKKATESGLGVVNTSFAERQGQIFNLAGAAYSKNPEPNYEAALKYLTYAKAAYRNFDSPDKSVAQVLANKARIFKNSGDISKALRAFTALLAKGKRLKNPLIIGDAAVHLVHIYYQKKSGVRDWFSLLNKLGFIGSICFLIGCNARIMAFLRKYKYLSKKSIKQSGSK; this is translated from the coding sequence GCGTTGGGTCATAGTCTGCCTGTGTTGGAACGCCTTATTTGGAGTGGCTCTGTCGCGACTTTCATCCCGGACATGATATGCAAGCTAGCAGACTACGGTGAAGTTGCAACAGGAAAACAAGCGCTTTATTGCCAGGTACTACTAGATTACTGTGATTTAACTCAAGACTGGAGATATTGGGGATTATGGGCAGAAGAAGAAATCCGTATTGGCGCAGGCTCTGATAGTCCTTGGTTATTCTATGGTTTTGGACGTTACTTAGAAGAGATTGGTCAACTACGCGAATCTTTGAAATATCATACAGATGGTATTGAGTATAGTATTAGTGTGGGTGATGAAACTCATTTAGCATTAAATCATATCGGTGCTGGCACTACTTTGCAACGTTTGGAGAAACATCAAAAAGCAGAATGGTATCTACAAAAAGCTGTAGAAATATTGTCTCGATTAGGTAACGTATATCGGCAAGCGGATGCGCTCTTAAATTTAGGTAGTTTATACGATCGCATGGGTATGATGAACTTATCTATCTCAAAATATCAAGAATCAATGTCACTTATATATCAAATAGATCATGTTTTTGATAGAGGACGTTTTTTATATAGTTTAGGTATGGCTTATGTGAAAGCTAGCAAACTAGAGGAGGCAGAAAAAACATTTAATGAATCCAAAGAAACTTCTATTATAAATAATAATTTACACTACTTAGCCTTAACTTATTTTGGGATAAGCTGGTTAGAATATTGTAAAAATAATATTTTGAAATCCAGAGAAAATATAGAAGAAGCGATTACAACATTTAAGAAAGCGACAGAATCGGGACTCGGTGTTGTCAATACATCATTTGCAGAACGTCAAGGTCAAATATTTAACTTAGCAGGAGCTGCTTATAGCAAAAATCCCGAGCCTAACTATGAGGCTGCATTAAAGTACTTGACATATGCAAAAGCAGCATATCGTAATTTTGATTCTCCTGATAAATCAGTTGCTCAAGTATTAGCGAATAAAGCACGTATTTTTAAAAATTCTGGAGATATTTCTAAGGCTCTAAGAGCTTTTACCGCCTTACTAGCTAAAGGTAAGCGCCTTAAAAATCCTTTAATAATTGGAGATGCTGCTGTACATCTCGTACATATATATTATCAAAAGAAATCAGGAGTTAGAGATTGGTTTTCGCTGCTGAATAAACTTGGATTTATTGGAAGTATTTGTTTTTTAATTGGATGCAATGCCCGAATTATGGCCTTTTTAAGGAAGTATAAATATTTATCCAAAAAATCAATCAAACAAAGCGGATCTAAATAA
- a CDS encoding clostripain-related cysteine peptidase gives MTQTNRHWTLMVYMAGDNGKVFEQLQGKRLMAAMEEQGYQDIAEMEAVGSTPEVAVLVQFDTLSNREHTYRIYIRPSFEPRQIENIPEQNTGDPRALRDFIVWGIENYPAENYAVILWNHGTGWKEDDIYSFARNRGVRVRASEDEVRSFTRSTQLQSAFFLSSIVEVLQLEDEESRAIAFDDSSLDFLDNAKLQQAFQEAEAITGKKVNLIGMDACLMGMVEVAYQLRANANYMVASQEVEPLSGYPYTAILQNLTANPEITAETLAKLIVREYGRYYEEESRGSVAQITQSATNLKGVEKLVEALGRLATVLRQLLAESDIYTENALYHAQRKAVRFHDRDFVDLYDFLKMLRDKYAGESTELTQVIDEVMDLIILEVEPQLILANVTSGVRFERVKGLSIYSPVRGYSQFYERSDFACCGWGEFLQVLNDVG, from the coding sequence ATGACTCAAACAAATCGTCACTGGACATTGATGGTCTACATGGCAGGGGATAATGGTAAAGTGTTCGAGCAGCTTCAAGGTAAACGCTTGATGGCTGCGATGGAGGAGCAAGGTTATCAAGATATTGCTGAAATGGAAGCAGTTGGCTCCACTCCAGAAGTAGCCGTGCTAGTGCAGTTTGATACTCTTTCTAACCGCGAACACACTTATCGTATTTACATCCGCCCTTCTTTTGAACCGAGGCAAATCGAGAACATTCCAGAGCAGAATACAGGCGATCCCCGCGCATTACGGGACTTTATTGTTTGGGGAATTGAGAATTATCCGGCGGAAAACTATGCGGTTATACTGTGGAATCACGGAACTGGTTGGAAAGAAGATGACATTTATTCCTTTGCGCGAAATCGTGGCGTTCGGGTGAGGGCGAGTGAAGATGAAGTGCGCTCTTTTACACGCAGTACTCAGTTACAGAGTGCTTTTTTCCTATCTTCTATAGTGGAAGTGCTGCAACTGGAAGATGAAGAGTCAAGAGCGATCGCATTTGACGATTCATCTTTAGATTTTTTAGATAATGCCAAACTTCAGCAAGCTTTTCAAGAAGCCGAAGCGATTACAGGTAAAAAAGTTAACTTAATTGGTATGGATGCTTGTTTAATGGGGATGGTAGAAGTCGCATATCAACTGCGAGCAAACGCCAATTACATGGTTGCATCCCAAGAAGTAGAACCCCTATCAGGTTATCCTTACACGGCAATTTTACAGAATTTAACTGCCAATCCAGAAATAACAGCAGAGACATTGGCAAAGTTAATTGTACGGGAATACGGGCGCTACTACGAGGAAGAATCGCGTGGTAGTGTAGCTCAGATCACCCAATCAGCAACAAATTTGAAGGGAGTTGAGAAGTTGGTTGAGGCGTTGGGAAGATTGGCAACAGTTTTGCGTCAATTGCTGGCGGAGTCAGATATTTATACTGAGAATGCGTTGTATCATGCTCAACGTAAAGCAGTGCGTTTTCACGATCGGGACTTTGTAGATTTATATGATTTTTTGAAGATGTTAAGGGATAAATATGCTGGGGAGAGTACAGAATTAACCCAGGTTATAGATGAAGTGATGGATTTGATAATTCTTGAAGTTGAACCGCAGTTAATTTTGGCTAATGTGACTTCAGGGGTGAGATTTGAGCGCGTTAAAGGGTTATCAATTTATTCGCCAGTGAGAGGTTATTCTCAGTTTTATGAAAGGTCAGATTTTGCTTGTTGTGGGTGGGGAGAATTCTTACAAGTGCTTAATGATGTGGGTTGA
- a CDS encoding trypsin-like peptidase domain-containing protein, translated as MTVQLSQPDFQRLTRIVQNLPDFANVRDRRDFLTGAFGGDPKAEVILARLDWEGSPMSFSVRIVTFLSQFGQVAYGKEALAVFLNHIQNYIGDGDDKDFILGLFQTYPLLDVASTRNRSIDSWRGTDSIVDIQEKIIGEDTLRHIYILNLALEASKAVVRIKTPEGLGTGFMVTPDLLMTNNHVIKSQEVAEKSNFSFNYQLDINGKECPTQTIGALPDGAFYTNKELDFTVVTLKEVPDFGKPLIFKSQLMRRDDRVAIIQHPGGHLKKISIQNNFVAYADNQVLQYTTSTEPGSSGSPVFDNDFQVVGIHHSGGMLVEPSTQRRYLRNAGTSAIAVLKDLQANAPEIYARLQG; from the coding sequence GTGACCGTACAACTATCCCAACCTGACTTCCAACGACTGACGCGCATTGTGCAGAATTTACCCGACTTTGCTAACGTGCGCGATCGCCGAGATTTTCTTACAGGAGCTTTTGGAGGAGATCCGAAAGCTGAGGTGATTCTAGCGCGGCTAGACTGGGAAGGAAGCCCCATGAGTTTCTCTGTGAGGATAGTCACTTTTTTGTCGCAATTTGGACAGGTTGCTTACGGTAAAGAAGCCCTAGCAGTTTTCCTCAACCATATTCAGAACTATATCGGCGATGGTGATGATAAAGACTTTATTCTAGGCTTATTTCAAACATATCCTCTCCTAGATGTTGCTAGTACTCGCAATCGCTCTATTGATTCTTGGCGCGGAACTGACAGTATAGTTGACATCCAGGAAAAAATTATTGGAGAAGATACCCTACGCCACATTTACATTTTAAACTTAGCATTGGAAGCATCAAAAGCAGTGGTTCGTATCAAAACTCCAGAAGGTTTGGGTACGGGGTTTATGGTTACACCTGATTTACTCATGACGAACAATCACGTTATCAAAAGCCAGGAAGTAGCAGAAAAAAGTAATTTTAGCTTCAACTATCAACTGGATATCAATGGTAAAGAATGCCCAACACAGACTATTGGGGCTTTACCAGATGGTGCTTTTTACACTAACAAAGAACTGGATTTTACAGTAGTAACCCTGAAAGAAGTTCCTGACTTTGGCAAACCTTTAATCTTCAAAAGTCAATTAATGCGGCGAGATGACCGCGTGGCAATTATTCAACATCCAGGTGGGCATTTAAAGAAAATCTCTATACAAAATAACTTTGTTGCTTACGCCGATAATCAAGTCTTGCAATATACTACTAGTACAGAACCGGGTTCATCGGGGTCGCCTGTTTTCGATAATGATTTTCAGGTGGTTGGGATTCACCATAGCGGTGGGATGTTAGTGGAACCAAGTACGCAACGGAGGTATCTACGTAATGCAGGAACGAGTGCGATCGCTGTTTTGAAAGATTTACAGGCGAATGCACCTGAAATTTACGCACGATTGCAGGGGTAA
- a CDS encoding WD40 repeat domain-containing protein: protein MTISSDSIQKLLPLLRDSSPVLAVNFSPDGQTLASVSNMEFQDGNIKLWDIRTGRLRQTLGSSLVSLRTSCVSFSPDGQTLATGHFDAVIRLWHFSSGKQLRTLRGQVEVLVSVIMVFLYCKRLKAELFSLVPRRSLGTR, encoded by the coding sequence ATGACAATCAGTAGTGATAGTATCCAAAAATTATTGCCTCTCCTTAGAGATTCTAGCCCAGTTCTTGCTGTTAACTTTAGCCCAGATGGACAAACCTTGGCAAGTGTCAGCAACATGGAGTTTCAGGATGGTAATATCAAGTTGTGGGATATACGTACAGGTAGACTGAGACAAACTTTAGGTAGTTCGTTGGTTTCTTTGCGAACGAGTTGTGTCAGCTTTAGCCCGGATGGACAAACCCTCGCCACGGGACATTTTGACGCGGTTATTAGACTTTGGCATTTCAGTAGCGGAAAACAGCTCCGCACTTTAAGGGGACAAGTGGAGGTACTAGTGTCGGTGATAATGGTGTTTCTATACTGCAAACGGCTAAAAGCTGAACTTTTTTCTCTCGTTCCCAGGCGGAGCCTGGGGACGAGATAA
- a CDS encoding HNH endonuclease translates to MTSNSIPAELRKLVIERASGRCEYCLIHQDFSIYTHEVDHIIAVKHGGETTADNLAFSCLSCNRQKGSDFATIDQVTKEIVPLFNPRHQVWDEHFYLEGARIEGQTQIGQGTARLLQFNVPNRILQRQVLMNQGQYP, encoded by the coding sequence ATGACTTCTAATTCAATTCCTGCCGAACTACGTAAGCTAGTCATAGAGAGAGCATCTGGACGCTGTGAATACTGCTTAATCCATCAAGATTTTTCAATCTATACTCATGAAGTAGACCATATTATTGCTGTAAAGCATGGGGGTGAAACGACTGCTGATAACTTAGCATTTTCATGTTTATCATGCAACCGTCAAAAAGGTTCGGATTTTGCTACGATAGACCAAGTTACTAAAGAAATTGTCCCATTGTTTAATCCCCGTCATCAGGTTTGGGATGAACATTTCTATCTTGAAGGTGCGAGAATAGAAGGGCAAACTCAGATTGGTCAAGGGACTGCAAGGTTGCTTCAGTTTAATGTTCCTAATCGCATACTTCAACGGCAAGTTTTGATGAATCAAGGACAATATCCGTAG
- a CDS encoding AAA family ATPase gives MADLASVLTANGKQYYTGKPISPQECQKYGLSPYLPSPELIKAVNLAIFLEKRPLLLKGEPGCGKTSLAQAVAYELGLPYEACVLITPNDSDPLQ, from the coding sequence ATGGCTGATTTAGCAAGCGTACTCACCGCCAATGGCAAGCAGTATTATACTGGCAAGCCAATTTCACCCCAAGAATGTCAAAAGTACGGGCTTTCTCCTTACTTACCATCACCAGAACTTATCAAAGCCGTTAACCTCGCTATTTTCTTGGAAAAACGTCCCTTGTTGCTCAAAGGTGAACCTGGATGTGGTAAAACAAGCTTAGCACAGGCAGTGGCTTACGAATTGGGCTTACCTTATGAAGCTTGTGTCTTAATAACACCCAATGATAGCGATCCCCTACAGTAA
- a CDS encoding XRE family transcriptional regulator: MSDLIHKLLPLLRPLMENEYQRRGYLRKALGMNAPVLNRLCWNLPVDAFIGDMFEKLVEFGEISSGKPAICALLKVVREEVGVDVQATIDTLIVEFLPPAETLTISTPPHLLFDLLLQMDFKQQVRLVEDVLEQHRTAAFLVHGEPDCGQELLVTRLFRVKSGWKNNSPIKNDVTNNAAYRSTERLWKQLARSFLLPLDTKPEQIIDRICDRWQTQDVIFIFEKVDCMPSKVLVGWLQEFWEPLVDRGKFNPPLKDTHLLMFLVDNCGSVCQSQVMLAKQFDEPEYPRIPLYLPPVSPFPTDVLKDWLGDIKVFRDLQIPAHLTYQRIWENSDNGIPQFVYEEICTHFDLSWEGDLAKWLI; the protein is encoded by the coding sequence GTGAGTGACCTAATACACAAGTTATTGCCTCTACTCAGACCTCTAATGGAGAATGAGTACCAGCGTCGAGGATATTTAAGGAAGGCGTTAGGGATGAATGCGCCCGTGTTAAATCGGCTGTGCTGGAATTTACCCGTTGATGCGTTTATCGGGGATATGTTCGAGAAACTGGTGGAATTTGGGGAAATTTCTTCAGGGAAACCAGCAATTTGTGCATTACTCAAGGTGGTTCGTGAGGAAGTGGGCGTTGATGTCCAAGCCACTATCGACACACTGATTGTAGAATTTTTACCACCAGCAGAAACTCTAACTATTTCTACACCGCCGCATCTACTGTTTGATTTACTGCTGCAAATGGACTTTAAGCAGCAGGTGCGGTTAGTGGAAGATGTATTGGAACAACATCGAACAGCAGCATTCCTTGTTCACGGGGAACCTGACTGTGGGCAGGAATTACTGGTTACTCGTTTATTTCGGGTAAAATCAGGATGGAAGAATAACTCTCCCATTAAAAACGATGTGACCAACAATGCAGCTTACCGCAGTACTGAACGCTTGTGGAAACAACTAGCTCGTTCCTTTTTACTCCCACTAGATACTAAACCAGAACAGATTATCGATAGGATTTGCGATCGCTGGCAGACTCAAGATGTCATTTTCATCTTTGAAAAAGTTGACTGTATGCCGTCAAAAGTTCTCGTAGGTTGGCTTCAGGAGTTTTGGGAACCGCTAGTAGACAGAGGAAAGTTCAATCCACCACTGAAGGATACACATTTATTAATGTTCCTAGTGGATAATTGTGGCAGTGTTTGTCAGTCACAAGTCATGTTGGCAAAGCAATTTGATGAACCGGAGTATCCTCGAATCCCCCTGTACTTACCACCTGTGAGTCCGTTTCCAACCGATGTCCTAAAAGATTGGCTAGGGGATATAAAGGTATTTCGCGATCTACAGATACCTGCTCATTTAACTTATCAGCGAATATGGGAAAATTCTGATAACGGCATTCCTCAATTTGTCTATGAAGAAATTTGCACGCACTTTGATTTAAGTTGGGAAGGAGATTTGGCGAAATGGCTGATTTAG